The Paeniglutamicibacter sulfureus genome includes a region encoding these proteins:
- a CDS encoding type II secretion system F family protein produces MGITAIGWISIALVVLPLSFIVWGFVSVDRNQLVLVRQNLSRSAVATGEEIKSSGDNEFAALARRLTPGSYAAKLDRMLAMAGRTASWPLDRVLMMKPLLALGGALMGVLLFSSNPGTGIFVLGVALTAFGYFLPDLLVYNNGIKRQQAIQLELPNTLDQLLISVEAGLGLESAMARVAAGGQGPLAEEMGRTLQEMQVGRSRREAYAAMADRSSVADLKSFVRAVAQADKYGIGIARVLRTQAGQMRIKRRQRAEETAMKLPVKILFPLLVFIFPTLFIVILGPAAINIMKSGIFG; encoded by the coding sequence ATGGGAATAACAGCCATCGGATGGATATCCATAGCGCTGGTGGTGCTGCCGCTCTCGTTCATCGTGTGGGGATTCGTCTCGGTGGACCGCAACCAACTGGTGCTGGTGCGGCAAAACCTTTCGAGGTCCGCAGTGGCAACCGGCGAAGAAATCAAAAGCAGCGGCGACAACGAATTCGCGGCACTGGCCCGGCGTCTGACACCCGGCAGCTACGCGGCGAAACTGGACCGCATGCTGGCCATGGCCGGCCGGACGGCATCGTGGCCGTTGGATCGCGTGTTGATGATGAAGCCGTTGTTGGCGCTGGGCGGTGCCCTGATGGGTGTCCTCCTGTTTTCGTCCAACCCGGGAACGGGCATATTCGTTCTCGGCGTGGCCCTGACGGCATTCGGTTATTTCCTGCCGGACCTTCTGGTCTACAACAACGGCATCAAGCGCCAGCAGGCGATCCAGTTGGAGCTGCCCAACACGCTGGACCAACTGCTGATCTCTGTTGAGGCGGGGCTGGGTCTGGAATCCGCCATGGCACGTGTGGCCGCGGGAGGACAGGGTCCTCTGGCGGAGGAAATGGGACGCACACTCCAGGAGATGCAGGTGGGTCGTTCGCGCAGGGAAGCCTACGCCGCGATGGCCGACCGCTCCTCCGTTGCGGACCTCAAGTCCTTCGTCCGGGCGGTAGCCCAGGCAGACAAGTACGGGATTGGCATCGCAAGGGTGTTGCGGACGCAGGCGGGCCAAATGCGCATCAAGCGCCGGCAGCGGGCCGAGGAAACGGCGATGAAGTTGCCGGTCAAGATCCTGTTTCCGCTTTTGGTTTTCATTTTCCCGACGCTGTTCATCGTGATCCTGGGGCCGGCGGCCATCAACATCATGAAGAGCGGGATCTTTGGCTGA
- a CDS encoding LysR family transcriptional regulator, with amino-acid sequence MECFVAVGEQGSIAGAAAALMLSPSAITGALNELERAFNAQLTIRRKAHGVSLTPSGQYVLSQARGLLHAATDLQVMAADAGKTLRGKVVIGCYSSLAPTLLTELMAEYGNRHPDVELDFFAGTQQEIHEKLLSGELDLAIAYDLTVPPGLTRKRLREAVPVVVLPADHPLAALDTVALAELVDEPMILLDVNPSRENTEMMFSAAELTPWIRFRTTDFEVTRSMVARGMGYAILVQRPAVDVSYEGRPLVVRQIHPAVRHVPISMVWSEGVRLSRSAEAMLELSLELHRR; translated from the coding sequence TTGGAATGCTTTGTCGCCGTGGGGGAGCAGGGGTCCATTGCCGGGGCCGCGGCGGCATTGATGCTCTCACCGTCGGCGATCACCGGAGCACTGAACGAGCTGGAACGCGCATTCAATGCGCAGTTGACGATCAGGCGGAAAGCCCACGGCGTCAGCCTGACCCCGTCGGGCCAGTACGTTCTGTCCCAGGCCCGGGGGCTGCTGCATGCCGCCACGGACCTGCAGGTCATGGCAGCCGACGCTGGCAAAACCTTGCGGGGCAAGGTTGTCATCGGATGCTATTCGTCTTTGGCTCCCACGCTGTTGACCGAGCTCATGGCGGAGTATGGAAACCGACACCCGGACGTGGAGCTGGATTTTTTCGCGGGAACCCAGCAGGAAATCCACGAGAAACTGCTTTCAGGCGAACTGGACCTGGCCATTGCCTACGATCTCACTGTTCCCCCGGGGCTGACCCGCAAACGGTTACGAGAAGCCGTGCCCGTTGTCGTGCTGCCGGCGGACCACCCGCTCGCGGCACTGGATACGGTAGCGCTCGCCGAACTTGTCGACGAGCCCATGATCTTGCTTGACGTGAACCCGAGTCGCGAGAACACCGAGATGATGTTTTCCGCGGCTGAGCTGACACCTTGGATCCGCTTCCGCACCACCGACTTCGAGGTGACCCGTTCGATGGTCGCCCGTGGCATGGGGTATGCGATCCTGGTCCAGCGTCCGGCCGTAGACGTTTCCTACGAGGGGCGACCGTTGGTGGTTCGCCAGATCCATCCGGCCGTGCGCCACGTACCGATATCCATGGTTTGGAGCGAAGGGGTTCGGCTGTCCAGGAGCGCCGAGGCGATGCTCGAACTTTCACTCGAGTTGCACCGACGGTAG
- a CDS encoding type II secretion system F family protein yields the protein MEGILLAAGLLAGLTAMLLLLLVVLRPVSAEVPIERRRMGEAALQSPSLLSRFSGATVRAVERNATTSAGGPFGRGALQAAGVKQDPAEFLVLVGSAALAAGVLGLLLGGAGLAVLLAVLIPAGAWAFLQIRAERRRTKFEDQLPDMIMTISGSLRAGHSVLRALDGAAQEFDSPMAEELGRIVNESRVGRDAEQTMLETAVRMRSEDFSWVAGAIQINREVGGDLAVVLDQVGETIRERSQIKGQVRALSAEGKFSAYILVGLPFGISGLLFLMNPGYIGTLFSHPLGIGMLVVGGIMMAIGSFWMSRMVKIKF from the coding sequence ATGGAGGGGATCCTGCTCGCAGCCGGTCTACTCGCTGGGCTCACCGCCATGTTGTTGCTGTTGTTGGTGGTGCTGAGGCCCGTCAGCGCCGAGGTGCCCATCGAACGACGCCGGATGGGCGAGGCGGCCCTTCAGTCGCCGTCCCTGCTCAGCCGCTTCAGCGGTGCCACGGTCAGGGCCGTGGAGCGCAACGCGACCACAAGCGCGGGCGGGCCCTTTGGACGGGGCGCGCTGCAGGCCGCGGGCGTCAAACAGGATCCGGCGGAATTCCTGGTCCTCGTAGGGTCCGCGGCCCTGGCCGCCGGCGTGCTCGGCCTGCTCCTGGGCGGAGCCGGTCTCGCCGTGCTCCTTGCAGTACTTATCCCGGCCGGCGCCTGGGCTTTCCTGCAAATACGCGCAGAACGACGTAGGACCAAATTCGAAGACCAACTGCCGGACATGATCATGACCATCTCCGGCAGCCTGCGTGCGGGACACTCGGTGTTGCGCGCCCTCGACGGCGCAGCACAGGAGTTCGATTCGCCGATGGCCGAGGAATTGGGCCGAATCGTCAATGAGTCACGGGTGGGGCGCGACGCCGAACAGACGATGTTGGAGACCGCGGTGCGCATGAGGTCTGAGGACTTCTCCTGGGTGGCCGGGGCGATCCAGATCAACCGCGAGGTCGGCGGAGACCTGGCCGTGGTGTTGGACCAGGTCGGCGAGACGATCCGCGAGCGTTCCCAAATCAAGGGACAGGTGAGGGCCCTGTCCGCTGAGGGCAAGTTCTCGGCGTACATCCTGGTGGGACTGCCGTTCGGGATCAGCGGCCTGTTGTTCCTTATGAATCCGGGCTACATCGGGACACTATTCAGCCATCCACTGGGCATCGGCATGCTCGTGGTGGGTGGCATCATGATGGCGATCGGCTCCTTCTGGATGAGCCGCATGGTCAAGATCAAGTTCTAG